A DNA window from Pseudarthrobacter sp. W1I19 contains the following coding sequences:
- a CDS encoding TIGR04086 family membrane protein, with translation MSSSTDPENLSPRRGREDADRNGSYRAASAGDDSTRAFDQVPANEAGTTSTHEQVPATRHDRSAYAERDYVPAAPAPAVDPNLADRQTAVAREKEQFGGIKAGSAFFGWLTATGMAVLLTALVAAAGTAVGLATNTDVNEAVNQAASNSGTVGLVGIIVLLVILFLSYYCGGYVAGRMARFNGAKQGLMVWIWALIVAVLVSILGLVFGQQFNVLANLNSFPRIPINEGQLNTMSIVAAVVVALVALLGAVLGGLAGMRFHRRVDKAGFTPDEDYDDE, from the coding sequence ATGAGCAGCTCAACAGACCCAGAGAACCTGTCTCCGAGGCGGGGACGTGAGGACGCCGACCGAAACGGAAGCTATCGCGCCGCCTCGGCCGGCGACGATTCCACGCGCGCCTTCGACCAAGTGCCCGCCAATGAAGCGGGAACCACCTCCACCCACGAACAGGTGCCTGCGACACGCCATGACCGTTCCGCCTATGCCGAGCGGGACTATGTTCCTGCGGCACCGGCCCCTGCCGTTGATCCCAACCTGGCTGACCGGCAGACGGCCGTGGCCCGCGAAAAGGAGCAGTTCGGCGGCATCAAGGCGGGCTCGGCGTTTTTTGGCTGGCTGACCGCCACTGGCATGGCCGTGCTCCTGACAGCCCTGGTGGCAGCGGCCGGAACAGCCGTGGGCCTTGCCACCAATACGGACGTCAATGAAGCGGTCAACCAGGCCGCCTCGAACAGCGGCACCGTTGGCCTGGTGGGCATCATTGTGCTGCTGGTCATCCTGTTCCTCTCCTACTACTGCGGCGGTTACGTGGCCGGACGCATGGCGCGGTTCAACGGAGCCAAGCAGGGCCTGATGGTGTGGATCTGGGCCCTGATCGTTGCGGTCCTGGTATCCATCCTGGGGCTTGTATTCGGACAGCAGTTCAACGTGCTGGCCAACCTCAACAGCTTCCCGCGGATCCCCATCAACGAAGGCCAGCTGAACACCATGAGCATTGTCGCCGCCGTGGTGGTGGCCCTGGTGGCCCTTCTGGGGGCGGTGCTGGGCGGGCTTGCGGGCATGCGCTTCCACCGCCGGGTGGACAAAGCGGGCTTCACGCCAGATGAGGATTACGACGACGAGTAG
- a CDS encoding YchJ family protein: protein MAEDTESRNCMCLSGEQYGMCCGRFHSGTAEAATAEQLMRSRYSAFVLLDERYLLHTWHPAEAPKKLDLDPGMQWRRLDIAATERGGPLDVEGTVEFKAYFRHGGDRGVLHEVSRFVRENGRWFYLDGKILA, encoded by the coding sequence ATGGCGGAGGACACGGAAAGCAGGAACTGCATGTGCCTGTCCGGTGAGCAGTACGGGATGTGCTGTGGCAGGTTCCACTCCGGAACGGCAGAAGCAGCCACCGCTGAGCAGCTGATGCGGTCCCGCTACAGTGCATTTGTGCTCCTTGACGAAAGGTATCTGCTGCATACCTGGCACCCCGCGGAAGCCCCGAAGAAACTGGACCTGGACCCCGGCATGCAGTGGCGGCGCCTGGACATTGCGGCCACGGAGCGCGGAGGGCCCCTGGATGTCGAGGGAACGGTGGAATTCAAGGCCTACTTCCGGCACGGCGGTGACCGCGGCGTCCTACACGAGGTGAGCCGGTTCGTGCGGGAAAACGGCCGCTGGTTCTACCTGGACGGAAAGATCCTGGCCTGA
- a CDS encoding acyl-CoA dehydrogenase family protein → MSSATDSPSKTSPAPAGSIPPTDAPAEDTPVPAGKIGAGVTADEARAVAEAARETGWERPSFAKGLYLGSFDLTLVHPWPTPDPGDVERGEAFMARLTDYARTMDGRVIERGARIPDEYLKDLAELGVFGMKIPAEYGGLGLSLVYYGRALALLGSVHPSLGALLSAHQSIGVPEPVKVFGTAAQKQEFLPRCAGGAVTAFLLTEPDVGSDPARMGSTATPTDNGEAYLLDGVKLWTTNGVIAELVVVMAVVPAHTDVDGTRHKGGISAFVVDMNSPGITVENRNVFMGLRGIENGVTRFHQVRVPAANRLGREGQGLKIALTTLNTGRLSIPALCVASGRWSLKIAREWSNARTQWGRPVGEHEAVGKKIAFIAASAFALDAVFELSAELADAGQKDVRIEAALAKLWSTEISCRIADELVQIRGGRGFETAESLAARGERAVPAEQQLRDLRINRIFEGSSEIMRLLIAREAVDAHLAAAGDLASLDASLSDKAKAAVGASGFYARWLPKLVAGAGMDPRSYSEFGRLAKHLRFVERSSRRLARQTFYGMGRWQAKLERKQAFLGRLVDIGAELFAMTACCSRAEMLLHTAPEKAASAYELAEAYCEQARVRVEEYFDQLWRNTDDGDHRLTRKVLAGDYTWLEAGVLDQSEGTGPWIADASPGPSQRENLHRNYR, encoded by the coding sequence ATGAGCTCCGCCACTGACAGCCCCTCAAAGACCAGTCCTGCCCCGGCGGGATCTATACCACCAACGGATGCCCCGGCTGAGGACACCCCGGTCCCGGCCGGGAAAATCGGAGCCGGCGTCACCGCGGATGAAGCACGCGCCGTTGCAGAGGCTGCCCGGGAAACCGGCTGGGAACGTCCCAGCTTCGCCAAGGGCCTCTACCTTGGCAGCTTTGATCTCACCCTGGTCCACCCGTGGCCCACACCGGATCCTGGGGATGTGGAACGGGGCGAGGCGTTTATGGCCCGGCTGACCGACTACGCGCGCACCATGGACGGCCGGGTGATCGAGCGGGGGGCCAGGATTCCGGACGAATACCTTAAGGATCTGGCGGAACTCGGGGTGTTTGGAATGAAGATCCCGGCGGAGTACGGCGGCCTGGGCCTGTCACTCGTGTACTACGGCCGGGCGCTGGCGCTGCTGGGCAGCGTCCATCCAAGCCTCGGCGCCCTCCTTTCCGCACATCAGTCCATCGGGGTGCCCGAGCCGGTTAAGGTCTTCGGCACTGCCGCGCAGAAGCAGGAGTTCCTGCCGCGCTGTGCCGGCGGCGCCGTGACCGCATTCCTGCTGACCGAACCTGACGTGGGCAGCGATCCCGCCCGGATGGGCAGCACCGCAACGCCAACGGACAACGGCGAGGCGTACCTTCTGGACGGCGTCAAGCTGTGGACCACCAACGGTGTGATTGCCGAGCTGGTGGTGGTGATGGCAGTGGTGCCCGCCCACACGGACGTGGACGGCACCAGGCATAAGGGCGGCATCAGCGCTTTTGTGGTTGACATGAATTCGCCGGGCATCACTGTGGAAAACCGGAACGTCTTTATGGGACTGCGCGGGATCGAAAACGGTGTTACCCGGTTCCACCAGGTACGTGTCCCGGCCGCAAACCGCCTGGGCCGGGAGGGCCAGGGCCTGAAGATCGCGCTCACCACCCTGAACACGGGCAGGCTTTCAATCCCTGCCCTCTGCGTTGCGTCCGGCCGGTGGAGCCTGAAAATTGCGCGTGAATGGTCCAACGCCCGAACGCAGTGGGGCCGGCCGGTGGGTGAACATGAGGCCGTGGGCAAAAAGATAGCGTTTATCGCCGCGTCCGCCTTTGCCCTCGACGCCGTCTTCGAGCTCTCCGCGGAGCTTGCCGACGCCGGCCAGAAGGACGTCCGGATCGAGGCCGCCCTCGCCAAGCTCTGGTCCACTGAGATCAGCTGCCGGATCGCCGACGAACTGGTACAGATCCGCGGCGGGCGGGGTTTCGAGACGGCCGAATCGCTGGCCGCGCGCGGGGAGCGTGCCGTGCCGGCCGAGCAGCAGCTGAGGGACCTTCGCATCAACAGGATTTTTGAGGGATCCTCCGAAATCATGCGGCTCCTCATTGCCCGGGAAGCGGTGGATGCGCACCTGGCCGCCGCGGGAGACCTGGCCTCCCTGGACGCGAGCCTTTCCGATAAAGCGAAGGCCGCCGTCGGCGCTTCCGGGTTCTACGCCCGCTGGCTGCCCAAGCTGGTGGCCGGGGCGGGCATGGACCCGCGCTCGTACAGCGAGTTCGGGCGCCTGGCCAAACACCTGCGCTTCGTTGAGCGTTCGTCCCGGCGCCTGGCGCGGCAGACGTTTTACGGGATGGGCCGCTGGCAGGCGAAGCTGGAACGCAAGCAGGCATTCCTTGGACGATTGGTGGATATCGGCGCGGAACTGTTCGCCATGACCGCATGCTGCTCACGTGCAGAGATGCTGCTCCACACCGCCCCTGAAAAGGCCGCGAGCGCGTACGAGCTTGCGGAGGCATACTGCGAGCAGGCCCGGGTGCGGGTGGAGGAGTACTTTGACCAGCTCTGGCGGAACACGGACGACGGCGACCACCGGCTTACCCGAAAGGTCCTCGCCGGAGATTACACCTGGCTGGAGGCAGGAGTGCTGGACCAGTCTGAAGGCACGGGCCCATGGATTGCGGATGCCTCCCCCGGCCCGTCCCAGCGGGAAAACCTGCACCGCAACTACCGCTGA